The proteins below come from a single Lodderomyces elongisporus chromosome 3, complete sequence genomic window:
- the AOX1 gene encoding Alternative oxidase, mitochondrial precursor — MLTPLMVASSTLSAIRFATSATATSATTNTTTTTTTDPNPHTIKHAQQVTTKSQLQPPQQISFISHDAEIHQPEENGKKKKWFNWGTKIYTNDGITHNDDPKFLTPHAYKHVGYSPAELYGVEVTHKTPANFREKFCYGLIKTCRFWFDLVTGYAEPKTGDPNEYKGTRWEMTESKWMTRIIFLESIAGVPGSVAAFLRQLQSLRLLKRDRGFIQTYLEEAEQERMHLLVALKIGKPSLFTRAIMYVGQGVFANAFFLTYMANPNAAASIVGYIEEEACHTYTELLKDLDNKGKFPIFENMTIPKIAVEYWPGLNHQSTFKDLILQIRADEAKHREVNHTFANLDLQRDRNPFALKINDVDQPQPNMGLKVSKPTGWERKDLIL, encoded by the exons atgtt AACCCCATTGATGGTTGCTTCCTCGACGCTTTCGGCAATTAGATTTGCAACCAGCGCAACAGCTACATCTGCTACTACTAATACTAcgactactactactactgacCCAAACCCACACACGATTAAACATGCACAACAAGTCACCACCAAAAGCCAATTgcaaccaccacaacaaatCTCATTTATCTCACATGATGCAGAAATTCATCAACCCgaggaaaatggaaagaaaaagaaatggttcaattgGGGAACGAAAATTTACACGAATGATGGTATCACACATAACGACGATCCAAAATTTCTTACACCGCATGCCTACAAGCACGTTGGGTACTCACCTGCTGAACTCTACGGCGTTGAAGTAACACACAAAACACCAGCAAACTTTAGAGAAAAGTTTTGCTACGGCCTTATCAAGACATGTCGTTTCTGGTTCGACTTGGTTACTGGCTATGCTGAACCCAAGACAGGTGACCCAAATGAATACAAGGGTACAAGATGGGAAATGACAGAAAGTAAATGGATGACCAGAATCATTTTCTTGGAGAGTATTGCTGGTGTTCCAGGATCAGTTGCTGCTTTTTTGAGACAATTGCAATCTTTAAGATTATTAAAGCGTGACCGCGGTTTTATTCAAACCTACCTTGAAGAGGCTgaacaagaaagaatgCACTTGCTAGTTGCTTTGAAAATTGGCAAGCCTTCTCTATTTACAAGAGCAATAATGTACGTGGGCCAAGGAGTATTTGCCAATGCATTCTTCCTCACATATATGGCTAATCCCAATGCCGCAGCAAGTATTGTAGGATACATTGAAGAGGAAGCTTGCCACACATATACTGAGCTATTAAAAGACTTGGACAACAAGGGAAAGTTCCCAATATTCGAAAATATGACCATTCCaaaaatagcagtagaataCTGGCCTGGATTGAACCACCAGTCTACTTTCAAAGACTTGATCTTGCAAATCAGAGCCGACGAAGCCAAGCACCGTGAAGTGAACCATACTTTCGCCAACTTAGATTTGCAGCGTGACAGAAACCCATTTGCTTTAAAGATCAATGATGTGGatcaaccacaaccaaatATGGGATTGAAAGTGTCCAAGCCAACAGGCTgggaaaggaaagattTGATCTTGTAA